In a genomic window of Corynebacterium lizhenjunii:
- a CDS encoding decaprenyl-phosphate phosphoribosyltransferase: protein MSPKDDGEQSVFHSEPHTSGVDTGRKRTPPKNLADGMVKALRPKQWVKNVLVLAAPLAAGAEALFHTRVALDVLLAFVVFCLAASSIYLINDAKDVEADRAHPTKRYRPIAAGVLPVGLAYAMAVALIVASVGLSFLATDGVHLAMVMAVYIALQLGYCFGWKHMPVIDIALVSSGFMLRTMAGGVAAGIELSQWFLLVAAFGSLFMASGKRYSEILLAERTGAKIRKSLEGYTPTYLRFVWTLAATAVVMSYTLWGFTLSSASEGAAGVWYQVSMVPFTIAILRYAADVDRGNGGAPDEIALQDRVLQILALLWLACIAMATYVIPAFG, encoded by the coding sequence ATGAGCCCCAAGGATGACGGCGAGCAGAGCGTTTTCCATTCTGAGCCGCACACCTCTGGAGTAGATACGGGCCGCAAGCGCACTCCGCCCAAGAATCTGGCCGATGGCATGGTGAAAGCCCTGCGCCCCAAGCAGTGGGTCAAAAACGTCCTGGTGTTGGCCGCACCCTTGGCCGCAGGAGCCGAAGCTCTCTTCCACACCCGTGTGGCGCTGGATGTGCTGCTGGCTTTCGTGGTCTTCTGTCTGGCGGCGTCTTCTATCTACCTGATCAATGATGCCAAGGATGTGGAGGCGGACCGGGCGCACCCAACCAAGCGCTACCGGCCCATTGCGGCTGGAGTATTGCCGGTGGGGCTGGCCTACGCCATGGCGGTTGCGCTGATTGTGGCCTCGGTGGGCCTGTCTTTCCTGGCTACCGACGGCGTGCACCTGGCCATGGTGATGGCGGTCTATATTGCGCTGCAGCTGGGCTATTGCTTTGGTTGGAAGCACATGCCTGTCATTGACATCGCACTGGTGTCCTCCGGTTTCATGCTGCGCACTATGGCCGGTGGTGTTGCTGCGGGCATTGAGCTATCCCAGTGGTTCTTGCTGGTGGCGGCTTTTGGCTCGCTGTTTATGGCTTCCGGCAAGCGCTACTCAGAGATCTTGCTTGCAGAGCGCACCGGGGCAAAGATTCGCAAGTCCCTTGAGGGCTACACCCCCACCTATTTGCGCTTTGTGTGGACCTTGGCCGCCACAGCAGTGGTGATGTCCTATACCCTGTGGGGCTTTACCCTTTCTAGTGCTAGCGAGGGCGCGGCCGGGGTGTGGTACCAGGTCTCCATGGTGCCGTTTACCATCGCCATTTTGCGCTATGCTGCCGATGTTGACCGCGGCAACGGCGGCGCCCCGGATGAGATCGCGCTGCAGGATCGCGTTCTGCAGATTCTGGCGCTGTTGTGGCTGGCGTGCATTGCCATGGCCACATACGTGATTCCGGCATTTGGCTAG
- the zomB gene encoding flagellar motor control protein ZomB — translation MHRLETPASRAPWAGGGLARLAPLSAGLSVLLIGVLSAWSGWARRWISDDGLIVLRTVRNLAAGNGPVFNAGERVEANTSTVWQYLIYGVHAVSGAKLELIALWLALLLSVAAMCLGAGASAALWNARRFHLVLPAGALVYLALPPARDFFTSGLEWGLSIFYLAALWAVLLWWAQRPDSRAALLLAAWWAGMSWLVRPELALYGAAAGALLLWQHRSWRAWLAIFAVALPLPAGYQVFRMGYYGLLTPHTAVAKSAADSSWSSGFAYLRDFVGPYWLWLPLFLLAAWAVVGLAFRREPRREFFRTPRAAGKADAPDGAARHQPARISRPALVVTVMLACALVHLLYVLRVGGDFMHGRMLLLPLFAALLPVFVIPVRSWRSLVLGLALAVWAAVVAWRGHPTDWEMFKADSLGTVDEREFWTFATKRAPGNGPLTIEDFADVNLLQGFDEGLADLASGDALSVRYLASEEPQEFSWMGLPADPQRSDPPTLYLVNMGMSSMRSPLDVRVLDNIGLANPLAARQPRLEDGRIGHDKNLGREWQVADTAVDLNQLPSWIDADAAARARQALEHPDFQELFGTYRAPLDGKRFWENIKWSLCKGRTLHFNSDPEFYLR, via the coding sequence ATGCATCGTCTTGAAACCCCCGCCTCCCGCGCCCCGTGGGCTGGTGGGGGTTTAGCACGTCTGGCCCCGCTAAGTGCGGGGTTAAGTGTGCTGCTCATCGGCGTGCTCAGCGCCTGGAGCGGGTGGGCCCGCCGGTGGATTTCTGATGATGGCCTCATCGTCTTGCGCACCGTGCGCAACCTGGCCGCCGGTAATGGTCCCGTGTTCAACGCCGGGGAGCGCGTAGAAGCCAATACCTCCACTGTGTGGCAGTACCTCATCTACGGGGTCCACGCGGTCAGCGGCGCCAAGCTGGAGCTCATTGCCCTGTGGCTGGCCTTGCTACTCTCTGTCGCCGCCATGTGCCTGGGCGCGGGGGCTTCAGCAGCACTGTGGAATGCCCGCCGCTTCCACCTGGTACTGCCCGCCGGTGCGCTGGTCTACCTGGCGTTGCCGCCAGCGCGGGACTTTTTTACCTCCGGCTTGGAGTGGGGGCTGTCCATCTTTTACCTTGCCGCGTTGTGGGCCGTGTTGCTGTGGTGGGCTCAGCGCCCGGACTCCCGCGCCGCGTTGCTGTTGGCCGCCTGGTGGGCGGGGATGTCCTGGCTGGTGCGCCCAGAGCTGGCCCTCTACGGCGCCGCCGCCGGGGCGCTGTTGTTGTGGCAGCATCGCTCCTGGCGCGCGTGGCTGGCCATTTTTGCCGTTGCCCTCCCGCTGCCCGCAGGTTATCAAGTCTTCCGCATGGGCTACTACGGGCTGCTCACCCCGCACACCGCAGTGGCCAAGTCTGCTGCCGATTCCTCCTGGTCCTCCGGCTTTGCTTACCTCCGCGACTTTGTGGGGCCCTATTGGCTGTGGCTGCCGCTATTCCTGCTGGCCGCCTGGGCCGTGGTGGGCCTCGCGTTTCGCCGCGAACCGCGCAGGGAATTTTTCCGGACGCCCCGCGCCGCCGGCAAGGCCGACGCCCCCGATGGTGCCGCACGCCACCAGCCCGCGCGGATTTCGCGGCCCGCGCTGGTGGTGACAGTAATGCTCGCATGCGCACTGGTGCATCTGCTCTATGTCTTGCGGGTGGGCGGGGACTTCATGCACGGGCGCATGTTGCTGCTGCCGCTCTTTGCCGCGTTGCTGCCAGTCTTTGTGATCCCGGTGCGCTCCTGGCGCAGCCTGGTCCTGGGCCTGGCGCTGGCCGTATGGGCCGCGGTTGTAGCGTGGCGCGGCCACCCCACGGACTGGGAGATGTTCAAGGCAGATAGCCTAGGCACTGTCGATGAACGCGAGTTCTGGACCTTCGCCACCAAGCGCGCGCCCGGCAATGGCCCGCTGACCATTGAGGACTTCGCAGATGTCAACCTACTCCAAGGCTTCGATGAGGGCCTGGCAGACCTAGCTTCCGGCGATGCCCTGAGCGTGCGCTACCTAGCCAGCGAAGAGCCACAGGAATTTAGCTGGATGGGCCTGCCAGCAGATCCGCAGCGCAGCGACCCACCCACGCTATACCTCGTTAATATGGGCATGTCCTCCATGCGCAGCCCCCTGGATGTGCGGGTACTCGACAACATTGGCTTGGCCAACCCGCTGGCCGCCCGCCAACCGCGGCTGGAAGACGGGCGCATTGGCCACGACAAAAATCTAGGCCGCGAATGGCAGGTGGCGGATACCGCCGTGGATCTCAACCAGCTGCCTTCGTGGATCGATGCTGACGCAGCCGCCCGCGCCCGCCAAGCCCTAGAACACCCAGACTTCCAAGAATTATTTGGTACCTATCGCGCCCCACTCGATGGCAAGCGGTTTTGGGAAAACATCAAGTGGTCCCTGTGCAAGGGGCGCACGCTACACTTCAACTCCGATCCTGAGTTCTACCTGCGCTAA
- a CDS encoding DUF732 domain-containing protein, which produces MRRASVAAAVACAAGLLAACGGSATVDNDAPPTSVAPLERGTARVSESASASAESADASSTSASQSAAASTANASAEPVPQDRPAREVTESVAPAAPQQQDQQFLDALAGQGVNVSGVEDQLVAVGQASCNDADSVTVPAIAGQLIEQQRTELDHARLTELLVVQGRGAYCP; this is translated from the coding sequence ATGCGGCGCGCGAGTGTGGCGGCCGCCGTGGCGTGTGCGGCAGGTCTGCTGGCGGCTTGCGGCGGTTCCGCCACCGTCGATAACGACGCACCCCCGACGTCCGTGGCGCCCCTGGAGCGGGGCACCGCCCGGGTTAGCGAGTCTGCCTCTGCCTCTGCGGAGTCTGCCGATGCCTCCTCAACCTCAGCCTCCCAGTCTGCCGCGGCTTCTACAGCCAATGCGAGTGCAGAGCCTGTACCGCAGGACCGCCCTGCCCGCGAGGTGACGGAGTCTGTGGCTCCGGCCGCACCGCAGCAGCAGGACCAGCAGTTCCTGGATGCCTTGGCAGGCCAGGGTGTCAATGTCTCCGGTGTGGAAGATCAGCTGGTGGCCGTGGGCCAGGCCAGCTGTAATGACGCCGATTCGGTGACGGTACCGGCCATCGCCGGGCAGCTCATTGAGCAGCAGCGTACCGAGTTGGACCACGCGCGCCTGACTGAGCTGCTGGTGGTGCAGGGCCGCGGGGCGTACTGCCCGTAA
- a CDS encoding alpha/beta hydrolase-fold protein, translating to MRTTPDRSPARTRRGIAAAAVPTALAVGLALLPNAGAQQDLAALSSGSSNLIPDGATPGTPPQRTPIQVEEYPHIDGLPEGVSVNRIEYLTPHHVKVWVKSAAMPDQEVGFQVLLARDWYSNPNATFAEVWALDGLRARDDESGWTIDTNIENFYRGKNVNVVMPIGGQSSFYTDWEQPDQGKHYKWETFLTQELIPIMDNKFRSNKDRAVVGISMGGTSAVNLAERKPHLFKFVGSFSGYLDTTSIGMPQAIDAAQKDAGGFTATKMWGPYGSQNWIDHDPKLGIEALKDMTVYVSAGSGKDDFGLANSVARGQATPAGVGLEVLSRMSTQTFINRAKAVNVEPVVKFRPSGVHSWEYWDFEMKEAWPYISKSLNLTEDDGRAECSPVGAIAEATKDGKLGECVNNEYDAAHGKAEDFTGGTAYWSPATGAHGLYGAINARYAEAGGPSSWLGFPKTGEQGTPDGVGRFVHFENGSIYWTPATGAWAIPGDMVAAWAENGWETGDLKYPSAPVTEVGAGFQQFFQNGVLTRNPDKSHAIVHGAIGAKYKELGGAESKLGFPRGGERPVNGGYFQEFEHGNIYWSPQTGAHFILHGAIFDAWGKARWEQGEYGWPTEDFADIPTGGLVQKFQHGELSQVFGVVQGKKF from the coding sequence ATGCGCACCACCCCTGACCGTTCCCCTGCCCGCACTCGCCGTGGGATTGCTGCTGCTGCGGTGCCTACCGCACTCGCCGTCGGCCTGGCTCTGCTGCCCAACGCTGGCGCCCAGCAGGACCTGGCAGCGCTGTCTTCCGGCAGCAGCAACCTGATTCCCGATGGCGCTACCCCGGGCACCCCGCCACAGCGCACCCCGATCCAGGTGGAGGAATACCCGCACATTGACGGCCTCCCGGAGGGAGTCAGCGTCAATCGCATCGAGTACCTGACCCCGCACCATGTGAAGGTCTGGGTGAAGTCTGCGGCTATGCCCGACCAGGAAGTGGGCTTCCAGGTGCTGCTGGCGCGCGACTGGTACTCCAACCCGAACGCTACTTTCGCGGAGGTCTGGGCACTCGATGGTCTGCGCGCCCGCGATGATGAAAGCGGCTGGACTATCGACACGAACATCGAGAATTTCTACCGCGGCAAGAACGTCAACGTGGTCATGCCCATTGGCGGCCAGTCCTCCTTCTACACGGACTGGGAGCAGCCGGACCAGGGCAAGCACTACAAGTGGGAGACGTTCTTGACCCAGGAACTGATTCCGATCATGGACAACAAGTTCCGCTCCAATAAGGACCGCGCCGTGGTGGGTATCTCCATGGGTGGTACCTCTGCGGTCAACCTGGCGGAGCGCAAGCCGCACCTGTTTAAGTTCGTGGGCTCGTTCTCTGGCTACCTGGATACCACCAGCATCGGCATGCCGCAGGCCATCGACGCCGCGCAAAAGGACGCTGGTGGTTTCACCGCCACCAAGATGTGGGGCCCCTACGGCTCCCAGAACTGGATTGACCACGACCCGAAGCTGGGTATCGAAGCCCTCAAGGACATGACGGTCTACGTCTCTGCTGGTTCCGGAAAGGATGACTTTGGGCTGGCCAACTCTGTGGCGCGCGGCCAGGCCACCCCGGCTGGCGTGGGCCTGGAGGTGCTCTCGCGCATGTCCACCCAGACCTTCATCAACCGTGCGAAGGCCGTCAACGTCGAGCCGGTGGTTAAGTTCCGTCCTTCCGGCGTGCACTCCTGGGAGTACTGGGACTTCGAGATGAAGGAGGCTTGGCCCTACATTTCGAAGTCCCTGAACCTCACGGAGGACGACGGGCGCGCCGAGTGCTCCCCGGTGGGCGCCATCGCGGAGGCCACCAAAGACGGCAAGCTGGGCGAGTGCGTCAACAACGAGTACGACGCCGCCCACGGCAAGGCGGAGGACTTCACCGGCGGTACCGCCTACTGGTCCCCGGCTACCGGTGCGCATGGCCTCTACGGTGCTATTAACGCCCGCTACGCTGAGGCTGGCGGCCCGTCGTCGTGGCTGGGCTTCCCCAAGACCGGTGAGCAGGGCACCCCGGATGGCGTGGGCCGCTTCGTCCACTTTGAAAACGGTTCCATTTACTGGACCCCGGCCACCGGCGCTTGGGCCATCCCGGGCGACATGGTGGCAGCCTGGGCCGAAAATGGCTGGGAGACTGGTGATCTGAAGTACCCGTCGGCCCCGGTTACTGAGGTGGGCGCTGGTTTCCAGCAGTTCTTCCAAAACGGTGTGCTTACGCGCAACCCGGACAAGTCCCATGCGATTGTTCACGGTGCCATCGGCGCTAAGTACAAGGAGCTAGGTGGCGCGGAGTCCAAGCTGGGCTTCCCGCGCGGTGGGGAAAGGCCCGTCAATGGCGGCTACTTCCAGGAGTTCGAGCACGGCAACATCTACTGGTCCCCGCAGACCGGCGCGCACTTCATCCTCCACGGCGCCATCTTTGACGCCTGGGGCAAGGCCCGCTGGGAGCAGGGTGAGTACGGCTGGCCCACGGAAGACTTCGCAGACATCCCCACCGGTGGTCTGGTGCAGAAGTTCCAGCATGGTGAGCTCAGCCAGGTCTTTGGCGTCGTCCAGGGGAAGAAATTCTAA
- a CDS encoding alpha/beta hydrolase, which yields MNNASIFAPVQSVHRRLLAVLLAIVLVAAGTAVAAPRAAAGPRDFLRADATGTCEWDPVGWWVQRCDVWSQAMGRNIPVQIQPAKRGGNAALYLLDGLRATDHTNAWVHDVNAAALYEPHNITLVMPVGGAGSFYQDWQGPATYDFNNPVSYKWETFLTSELPGYLEGNFGVARNNNAIAGLSMGGTAAITLAGKHPGQFRQALSYSGYLATSFPGAHTFMRLALLDAGGFNLNAMYGSLVNPQRFANDPFAVVGGLRNTDVYISAATGVPAPVDASIPLNIQASGAILEVFSRVTTRMWEARARAEGIRVTADYPGVGQHNWNQFGHQLHHSKNRVLDVMNAW from the coding sequence ATGAATAACGCCTCTATCTTTGCTCCCGTGCAATCTGTCCACCGCCGTCTCCTGGCGGTCCTGCTGGCCATCGTGCTCGTGGCTGCCGGCACCGCAGTTGCTGCCCCACGCGCCGCCGCTGGCCCCCGCGATTTCTTGCGTGCCGATGCCACCGGAACCTGCGAGTGGGACCCCGTGGGCTGGTGGGTGCAGCGCTGCGACGTCTGGTCGCAAGCCATGGGGCGCAACATTCCGGTCCAAATCCAGCCTGCTAAGCGCGGCGGCAATGCAGCCCTCTACCTGCTGGACGGACTGCGCGCGACCGACCACACCAACGCCTGGGTGCATGATGTCAACGCTGCGGCACTCTACGAGCCGCACAACATCACCCTGGTCATGCCGGTAGGCGGCGCTGGTTCCTTCTACCAGGACTGGCAGGGCCCAGCCACCTATGACTTCAACAACCCGGTGTCCTATAAGTGGGAGACCTTCCTGACCTCTGAGCTGCCTGGCTACCTGGAGGGCAACTTCGGCGTGGCGCGCAATAACAATGCCATCGCTGGTCTGTCCATGGGCGGAACCGCCGCCATCACCCTGGCCGGCAAGCACCCGGGCCAGTTCCGCCAAGCGCTGTCCTATTCCGGCTACCTGGCAACCTCTTTCCCGGGCGCTCACACCTTCATGCGCCTGGCCCTGCTGGACGCTGGCGGCTTCAACCTCAACGCCATGTACGGTTCCCTGGTAAACCCGCAGCGCTTTGCCAACGATCCCTTTGCGGTTGTTGGTGGCCTGCGTAACACCGATGTCTACATCTCTGCCGCTACCGGTGTTCCCGCGCCTGTCGATGCCTCCATCCCCCTCAACATCCAGGCTTCCGGCGCCATCCTGGAGGTATTCTCCCGTGTGACCACCCGCATGTGGGAAGCGCGCGCACGTGCAGAGGGTATCCGCGTAACCGCTGACTACCCGGGTGTGGGCCAGCACAACTGGAACCAGTTCGGCCACCAGCTGCACCACAGCAAGAACCGCGTGCTGGACGTGATGAACGCCTGGTAA
- a CDS encoding cutinase family protein produces MKKFLTVVAVLIVLVLIGGGAMQYFQARQEPAPQDSAAPEPPAPAEPAQPEWCPAVEFISAPGTWESAADDDPLHPQANPRSFMLSISQPLQDAYAPDDVKVWTLPYTAQFKNINAQDEMSYDESRQEGTVRVEQELAAMHADCPRTKFIMAGFSQGAVLVGDVADAIGAGQGPIPADAVAGVALVADGRRQNEVGINPGNPLGGIGAEIALAPVNRLVQPVVPGASMRGPRPNGFGELADRTFQICAPDDSICDAPHDVPNGVERALGLISANGVHAQYATNPNVIPGTTANAWVVDWAHQLIAQSR; encoded by the coding sequence ATGAAGAAGTTTCTCACCGTTGTCGCGGTGCTCATCGTCTTGGTGCTTATTGGCGGTGGTGCTATGCAGTATTTCCAGGCCAGGCAGGAGCCCGCGCCGCAGGATTCCGCAGCGCCGGAGCCTCCCGCGCCCGCAGAGCCAGCGCAGCCCGAGTGGTGCCCCGCGGTGGAGTTCATCTCCGCGCCGGGTACCTGGGAGTCGGCTGCGGATGATGACCCGCTGCACCCGCAGGCCAACCCGCGTTCTTTCATGCTGTCCATCTCCCAGCCGTTGCAGGATGCCTACGCGCCGGATGATGTGAAGGTGTGGACGTTGCCGTACACCGCGCAGTTTAAGAACATTAATGCGCAAGACGAGATGAGCTACGACGAATCCCGCCAGGAGGGTACTGTCCGCGTGGAGCAGGAGCTGGCTGCCATGCACGCTGACTGCCCGCGTACGAAGTTCATCATGGCTGGGTTCTCCCAGGGTGCGGTGCTGGTGGGCGATGTTGCTGATGCCATCGGGGCCGGCCAGGGCCCCATTCCTGCCGATGCTGTCGCTGGTGTCGCCCTGGTTGCCGATGGTCGCCGTCAGAACGAGGTGGGCATCAACCCGGGTAATCCGCTTGGCGGTATCGGCGCGGAGATTGCCCTAGCGCCGGTGAACCGTCTGGTCCAGCCGGTGGTGCCGGGGGCGAGCATGCGCGGTCCGCGCCCGAATGGCTTCGGCGAGTTGGCAGACCGCACCTTCCAGATTTGTGCCCCGGATGACTCCATCTGTGATGCCCCGCATGATGTCCCGAATGGCGTGGAGCGCGCCCTGGGGTTGATCAGTGCTAACGGGGTGCACGCGCAGTACGCGACTAACCCGAACGTGATTCCGGGTACCACCGCGAATGCGTGGGTGGTGGACTGGGCGCACCAGCTCATTGCCCAATCCCGCTAG
- a CDS encoding FadD32-like long-chain-fatty-acid--AMP ligase, which yields MNLNAAFSKFFDAQGNIVLPPQLTLAGLGELLFQQERAGGADLQRPILRQWNYAEDPEGTPLDFTREQVNTRIKAVAARLQQVAVVGDRVVILAGNSPEYIFGFIGALYAGLTPIPLYDPNEPGHSDHLNAVFGDSKAKLVLTNSTSAAAVRKHFADRPAKERPRTIVVDTLPDTLAADFVNPMETPTGKALAANSTLAPIDMPAFLQYTSGSTRVPAGVMLTNRSILTNVLQIFHAAQIKLPPRVISWLPMHHDMGIILAIFVMLLGLNLEIMTPRDFVQQPKRWINQIKRQPQDEHLAGTYGVVPNFALELAARYGAPAPGEELDLSNIEGLIIGSEPVTETAVNAFWEVFSDYGLKRQALRPSYGLAEASLLVSTPQTDTRPLISHFDREQLANGQAVLAEKSADTVAFASNGQTIPAQYLTIVDPATRAELADSAIGEIWLHGNNMAAGYLDRPEDTAQTFANTLGERLAEGSRVAGAPDDDKWMATGDLGVIIDGELYITGRLKDLIVVAGRNHYPQDIEGTVQEASAHVRPDSVAAFSVEGDNTEQLVLLVERADGASADGDAAAIEAVRAAVSKHHGVNPEVIEFKAPGEIHRTTSGKIARRVAKKHYLGS from the coding sequence ATGAACCTCAACGCCGCTTTTAGTAAGTTCTTTGACGCTCAAGGCAACATTGTGCTGCCGCCGCAGCTGACGCTGGCCGGCCTGGGAGAGCTGCTCTTCCAACAGGAACGCGCCGGGGGAGCAGACCTGCAACGGCCTATCCTGCGCCAATGGAACTACGCGGAAGACCCGGAGGGCACCCCGCTGGACTTCACCCGCGAGCAGGTCAACACCCGCATCAAGGCCGTGGCGGCCCGCTTGCAGCAGGTGGCCGTGGTGGGCGACCGCGTGGTCATCCTGGCAGGCAACTCCCCGGAGTACATCTTCGGCTTCATCGGCGCGCTGTATGCGGGCCTGACTCCCATCCCGCTCTACGACCCCAATGAACCCGGGCACAGTGACCACCTCAACGCCGTGTTCGGGGACTCCAAGGCCAAGCTGGTCCTGACCAACTCCACCTCTGCGGCCGCGGTGCGTAAGCACTTCGCGGACCGCCCCGCCAAGGAGCGCCCGCGCACCATCGTGGTGGACACGTTGCCGGATACCCTGGCGGCGGACTTCGTCAACCCCATGGAGACGCCGACGGGTAAGGCCCTGGCGGCCAACTCCACCCTGGCGCCCATCGATATGCCGGCATTCTTGCAGTACACCTCCGGTTCCACCCGCGTGCCCGCCGGCGTCATGCTCACCAACCGCTCGATTCTGACTAATGTGCTGCAGATTTTCCACGCCGCCCAGATCAAGCTGCCGCCGCGCGTGATCTCCTGGCTGCCCATGCACCATGACATGGGCATTATCTTGGCCATCTTCGTCATGTTGCTGGGCCTGAACCTGGAGATTATGACCCCGCGCGACTTCGTGCAGCAGCCCAAGCGCTGGATTAACCAGATTAAGCGCCAGCCGCAGGATGAGCATCTGGCCGGCACCTACGGCGTGGTGCCCAACTTCGCCCTGGAGTTAGCCGCCCGCTATGGCGCCCCGGCTCCGGGCGAGGAGCTGGACTTGAGCAACATTGAGGGCCTCATCATCGGCTCCGAGCCGGTCACGGAGACCGCCGTGAATGCTTTCTGGGAGGTCTTTAGCGATTACGGCCTCAAGCGCCAGGCGCTGCGCCCCTCCTATGGTCTGGCAGAGGCCTCCCTGCTGGTGTCCACCCCGCAGACTGACACCCGCCCCCTGATTTCCCACTTCGACCGCGAGCAGCTGGCTAATGGCCAGGCGGTGCTGGCAGAGAAATCCGCAGACACCGTGGCTTTTGCCTCCAATGGCCAGACCATTCCCGCCCAGTACCTGACCATTGTGGATCCGGCTACCCGGGCGGAGCTTGCCGATTCCGCCATTGGTGAAATCTGGCTCCATGGCAACAACATGGCTGCGGGTTACCTGGATCGCCCGGAAGACACCGCCCAGACCTTTGCAAATACCCTGGGCGAGCGCCTGGCGGAAGGCTCCCGCGTGGCTGGTGCGCCGGATGATGACAAGTGGATGGCAACGGGTGACTTGGGCGTCATTATTGATGGCGAGCTCTACATCACCGGTCGTCTGAAGGATCTCATCGTGGTGGCAGGGCGCAACCACTACCCGCAGGATATTGAGGGCACGGTGCAGGAGGCATCGGCGCATGTACGCCCGGACTCCGTGGCAGCCTTCTCTGTGGAAGGTGACAACACTGAGCAGCTGGTGCTGCTAGTCGAGCGAGCTGACGGCGCTTCTGCCGACGGTGACGCTGCCGCCATCGAGGCCGTCCGCGCGGCTGTTTCCAAGCACCACGGGGTCAACCCGGAGGTCATCGAGTTCAAGGCGCCGGGCGAGATTCACCGCACCACCTCCGGCAAAATTGCTCGCCGCGTGGCCAAGAAGCATTACCTGGGCTCCTAG
- a CDS encoding acyl-CoA carboxylase subunit beta, with protein sequence MSTTADKLADLRARLEQAQDPGSERARARRDEAGRSTPRQRINALLDEGSFVEIGALGKTPGDPDAIYSDGVVTGYGRVSGRPVCIYAHDKTVYGGSVGVTFGQKVTEVMDMAIKIGCPVIGIQDSGGARIQDAVTSLAMYSEIARRQLPLSGRSPQISIMMGKSAGGAVYAPVTTDFVIAVDGEAEMYVTGPNVIREVTGEDVTSAELGSARQQELNGNVSAVVASEDEAFDLVRDLLDHLPLTCFDPAPQFPAPADAELDDAPLATFMPDDTNAGYDMTELLPLLGDDEDIIELQENFAPNMITAFGRIDGKTVGFVANNPMHNAGCIDADAADKGARFIRICDAYNIPLVFVVDTPGYLPGVEQERAGLIHRGAKFAFAVVEATVPKVTLIVRKAYGGAYAVMGSKNLTGDINLAWPTAQIAVMGSAAAVVMIAGKQLAAAETPEQRAMTKKMFMDFYDETMTAPYVAAERGYLDAMIDPTESRLALRQALRQLAGKDVRDLPKKHPIAPM encoded by the coding sequence GTGAGCACCACCGCTGACAAGCTTGCAGATCTGCGCGCACGCCTGGAACAGGCCCAAGACCCGGGCAGTGAACGCGCCCGCGCCCGCCGTGATGAAGCCGGCCGATCCACGCCGCGTCAGCGGATCAACGCCCTACTAGACGAGGGCTCCTTTGTGGAGATCGGCGCCCTGGGCAAGACGCCCGGTGACCCGGACGCCATCTACTCTGACGGTGTGGTTACCGGATATGGCCGCGTGTCCGGGCGTCCCGTGTGCATTTATGCGCACGACAAGACGGTCTATGGTGGCTCCGTGGGTGTGACCTTTGGGCAGAAAGTCACTGAGGTCATGGATATGGCCATTAAAATCGGCTGCCCGGTTATCGGTATTCAGGACTCCGGCGGCGCGCGCATCCAGGACGCGGTGACCTCCCTGGCCATGTATTCGGAGATCGCCCGGCGCCAGCTGCCGCTCTCGGGGCGCAGCCCGCAAATTTCCATCATGATGGGCAAATCCGCCGGTGGTGCCGTCTACGCCCCGGTTACCACGGACTTTGTTATTGCCGTGGATGGTGAGGCCGAAATGTACGTCACCGGCCCCAACGTCATCCGCGAGGTTACTGGCGAGGACGTGACTTCTGCGGAGCTGGGTTCGGCGCGCCAGCAGGAGCTTAATGGCAACGTCTCGGCAGTGGTGGCATCGGAAGACGAAGCCTTTGACCTGGTGCGCGACCTGCTAGACCATCTGCCGCTGACCTGCTTTGACCCGGCGCCGCAGTTCCCGGCCCCGGCAGACGCTGAGCTTGACGATGCCCCCCTGGCCACCTTCATGCCCGATGACACCAACGCCGGCTATGACATGACGGAGCTGCTGCCACTGCTGGGCGATGATGAGGACATCATCGAATTACAGGAAAATTTTGCGCCGAACATGATCACTGCCTTTGGCCGCATTGACGGAAAGACCGTGGGCTTTGTGGCGAATAACCCCATGCATAACGCCGGGTGCATTGATGCCGATGCCGCCGATAAGGGCGCGCGGTTTATCCGCATCTGCGACGCTTATAACATCCCGCTGGTCTTCGTGGTGGACACTCCCGGTTATTTGCCGGGCGTGGAGCAGGAGCGGGCAGGCCTTATTCACCGTGGCGCCAAGTTCGCCTTCGCCGTGGTGGAGGCCACTGTGCCTAAGGTGACGCTGATTGTGCGCAAAGCCTACGGTGGCGCGTATGCGGTGATGGGTTCCAAGAACCTTACTGGTGACATTAACTTGGCGTGGCCCACCGCGCAGATTGCGGTGATGGGTTCCGCGGCCGCCGTGGTGATGATTGCCGGCAAGCAGCTGGCCGCCGCCGAGACCCCGGAGCAGCGCGCGATGACCAAGAAGATGTTCATGGATTTCTATGATGAGACCATGACGGCCCCCTACGTCGCCGCCGAGCGCGGCTATTTGGACGCCATGATTGACCCCACTGAGTCCCGACTGGCGCTGCGCCAAGCCCTACGCCAGCTGGCGGGCAAGGACGTGCGCGACCTGCCGAAGAAGCACCCCATCGCCCCCATGTAA